The Vibrio sp. 16 genome segment CCCCGCCAGTAATCCTGCCAGGTGTGCGGTATTGGCGATGGCCATAAATGGCTGAACAAAACCGAGTACGAGCCAGACCAACATAAACCCAATCACAGGCTTTGGCATGCTTAAACCCAATTGCGGGGCTTTGTAGCCGATCATCCAAAGATAACCAACCAAGGCATAAACCACACCTGACAAGCCACCAAAGTTAGCGCCTTCTACCCAGTATTGACCCGCGCCAGATAATGCTGCTGACACCACAAACAATTGAAGAAGCTTGCCAGAACCTAAGCGCTGCTCAATATCGCCCCCCAACTGCCACCACCATAGTAAGTTGAAGGCGATGTGTATTACCGAAAAATGGAGTACTGCGTGACTCATCCAGCGCCACAGTTGCCACTCTTGTCCCGCAAACGCAGGAAAATGGAGCGCAGCAAAGACCGAATCCCCGGCCCCCAACTGCTGCATGGTAAAGATAACCACACAAATCAGCATGATGGCTAAAGTCATTGGCCCCGCTTTGGCTTTGATCATCGCCAGCATGCTCGGCGAGCGATAGGTAAACTGGTTGGTTCGTGATTCGGCCATATCCCATGATGCCGCTTGATATTTGGCATCATTAGGATTAGCCAAGAAGTGATTGAGCTCGGATTCGGCTTCAACTTGGTGTTCAGGATTACTCAACCACAAAGCAAACTGACCTCCTCCCTCGGGCATCATCTTAATATCGATCTGGCGAGAAGCCATATAATCGATAAAGGCTTGTGCCATTCTTGGGTTTGTTAATGAGATCAGTCTGACCATAACATCTTCCTAGTTCATGTTGGATTCAATCGGCAAGTTGGCACGCTGCCAAGCTTCAAAGCCGCCATCCACACTATACACCTGCTCAAAGCCTTGGTTAACCAAATACTGTGCTGCGCCTTGGCTACTGATACCGTGATAGCACATCACCAATACAGGCTGTTCGAACTCCACATCATTCATAAACTGGACAATGCTGTCGTTGGTAAGGTGATAAGCAGACTGTGGATGCGCGACAGCAAAGGATTGCGGATCTCGAATATCCACCAAGCGCGCTTCTCCTTGCTCTAGTAGGGCTTGCGCGCCCGCCACATCGATATGTTTAAACTGGTCCATTGACTTTCTCTTTAGGGAATTATTATTTGCTGCCATTGTAACCTATCCAGTGCTCAACAAGTACACGAGGTTAATAAGGTTATCCACTGGCGTTTGTTTATTAACCATCTGTGGATAATTTTGTGGATTACGTTGATAAAGTATGATTCTAGAAATGGATCCACTACATGTAGTGATGATCCTTATTTAAATGTGTGTAAAAGTAAAAGTATCCCCACCAGTCGATTGCTCTCTGTGCCTTTATTCACCCTGCTTTCTGACATCTAGCAAAGAAATTTACCACAGAGTTACCCACAGGAAGGTCTGGCTATTTTCGATCCAAATCTTCCCTCAATCGGTGCAATTTTCGATCGGCAATAAAAAAGCCGAGATCATTTGATCTCGGCTTTTCTGAATCTTGCGCTATGTGGGGTTAAAAATCACCGACCGCCACTTTCAGCTTCTTCATCGCATTCTTTTCTAACTGACGAATGCGCTCTGCAGATACGCTGTAGGTCTCAGCTAATTCTTGCAGCGTCGCTTTGTTGTCGTCCAACCAACGAGAACGGACAATGTGTTGGCTACGCTCATCCAAACTCGCCAAAGCTAAGCTCAAACGATTGTTAGTGTGCGCTTCCCAGTTTGCCGCTTCAACGTTGTCAGCCACATCTGACGCTTTATCTTCCAAATAAAGTACTGGGGCTGTGTACGACGTACCAGTATCGTCATCGTCCGCTTGCATTTCAAATGTCGAGTCTTGCGCTGCTAAGCGAGACTCCATTTCGCGAACCTCTGAAGGCTCAACGCCAAGCTCTTTTGCAACAGTTTCAACTTCACCGTTGTTAAACCAACCTAGACGCTTTTTCGACTTACGCAGGTTGAAGAACAATTTACGCTGAGCTTTGGTCGTGGCAATTTTCACGATACGCCAGTTACGCAAAACGTACTCATGAATTTCGGCTTTGATCCAATGAACAGCAAATGACACAAGACGAACACCTACCTCTGGATTAAAGCGTTTTACGGCTTTCATCAGGCCGATGTTACCCTCTTGTACTAAGTCTGCCATTGGCAAACCGTAACCAGAATAACCACGAGCAACGTGCACAACGAAACGCAAGTGCGAAAGGATAAGTCCTTTAGCCGCCTCGATTTCACCGTCGTAATGCAGTTTCTCTGCGAGTTCACGTTCCTCGTCAGCAGTCAGCATTGGGTAGCTGTTTACTTTGCGGATGTAGCTGTCCAAGCTATCTTGTGTAACTACAGCCATTGGGTACGCTTGGTTAGTCATTCAATTCCTCATCAATCTCTGATCTGGAGTCATTTTTAACCCGATAATCTTGAACCTAAAATGAACAGGTTTCAAGCAAGGGAAAGTAATTATGCATAAACAAATTGTTTACACAAGTAAAAGTACACGGTAGCGTCTACTTTTTCAAATAGTAGGACACGCTGAAATTAAACTGGTTCAATTTCTTTTAGATGACGTTGCGCAGACACTTTCGCAGCTAGGCATCCAATGAAAGTTCCCAGCATTAAAAGCAGTAAGCTTTCATCCCAGCTCAGCCCAATGAGTCTGAAGCGGCTATCATAAAGTAAAGCCAATTGCTCGACACTGCTGTTCAGTAAAACTGTGATAATCGCCGTTAAAATCCACGCAGACAGCGCACCTAACAAGCCAAACCACATACCTGAATACAAGTAAGGGCGCAAAATAAAGCCATTGGTTGCGCCAATCAGTTTCATGGTTTGAATCTCTTCTTTATTGGCTAATACGTTGAACCTTAGCGTATTGCCCACAATGAGAAATACCGAACCCAACATCAATAACGACAGCGTAATCACAATGCCGCTGACTAAGTTTTTGATTGCGTCAAGGCGCGTTAGCCAATCTTCATCCATCCGAACATCAGTAATATCTTCTTCCGCGCGGATTAGGCTAGCGAGCTCTTTCACCTTGGCTTTCTCTTCCATGCTCGGAGTGATTACTAACACCCCTGGCAAGGCGTAATCATCCAACAACGAGATTGCTTGCTCAAAGCCTGAATACTCACTCAAATCATTAAGACCTTGCTGCGGCGAAATATATTGCACGGCCGCGACTTCTTTCATGCTCTCAAGATTATCTTTCAAAATCATGATGCGAGCTTCTGGTGTGCTTTCCGCAATATAGCCACTGATTTGAGAAGGGCTGGTGACATGTGACGAAGCCACTGACAGGTTTTTACCAAGCAAATAGAGCGCCGATGGCAACGCCAAAGCCATAGAGATCACAGCAAGCGTAAGAAGATTGCCCAATGGTCGCTCGGTGAACTCCAATAAAGAGGCTTTTGCTTGCTTGAAATGAATGGTCAGAAAACCATCGCGCTTGACTCGATTCACCGTTCGCGCTTTGGTTGCTTTGCGGTTACGGGTGTTACTGGCCATAATCTTCAACCTCGCTCAAAAAGCCTTGGTTCAGTTCAAGGTGACGATATTGTGGGCGAGTATTCACTAACCCAATATCATGCGTGGCTAGAAGAATCGTCACGCCGGCGCGGTTAAACTCTTCAAGTAATTTCAATACGCGACTCGACAGCTCTGGGTCTAAATTACCCGTAGGCTCATCAGCCAATAACAAGGTAGGGCGATTGACCACCGCGCGAGCAATACCCACACGCTGCTGCTCACCACCAGATAACTGGCTAGGAAGACACTTAGCTTTGTCCAGCAGGCCCGTCTTATCCAGAGCGGCATTCACTCTGCGCTTTATTTCGTGCTCGGAGATCGACTCAATGCGCATTGGCAGCGCGACGTTGTCATATACAGGGCGATCCATCAGCAAGCGGTGGTCTTGGAAAACAATACCGATGTTACGACGTAAAAACGGGATATCTTTATTGGGAATACGTGTAATGTCGTGATCGTTGAAGTAAATCTTCCCATCCGTTGGGCGCTCAATCGCACAGATCAATTTAAGCAAGGTGCTTTTGCCCGCACCAGAATGACCACCTAAAAAGGCCATTTCTCCACGACGCAGATGAAAGTCGACTTTTTGCAGCGCTTGACGACCACCACGATACGCTTTACTGACTTGCTGAAACTTTATCACCCGTAATTCCTCTTACGAACTTTTCTACTTTCGTGATTCCCAATCCATAAAAGTGACCGTTCATTGGTCACTTTTATGGAGCAGACAGTTAGTCTTCGCGACTAAACAAAGCGTCGATAAACTCTTGGGTTTCAAATGGGCGTAAATCGTCGATGCCTTCACCGACTCCAATGTAGCGGATTGGGATCTGGAATTGGTCTGCCAACGCGAAAATAACGCCACCTTTCGCCGTACCGTCTAGCTTAGTCAGAGTGATACCGGTAAGCGGCGCAACGTCGCTAAACAGCTTCGCTTGGCTAATCGCGTTTTGCCCAGTCCCCGCATCCAAGGTCAACATGATTTCATGTGGCGCTGAGCCGTCCACTTTCTGCATCACTCGAACAATCTTACGCAGCTCTTCCATCAAGTTCGATTTGTTTTGTAGGCGACCCGCGGTATCCGCAATCACCACATCCACGCCTTTTGCTTTGGCTGACTCAATAGCATCATAAATGACAGAAGCGCTGTCTGCTCCCGTATGCTGAGCAACGACTGGGACATTATTACGTTCACCCCAAACTTGCAGCTGTTCAACGGCCGCGGCGCGGAAAGTATCACCTGCGGCAAGCATCACTTTCTTACCTTCAGCTTGGAACTGTTTTGCTAGCTTACCAATTGTCGTGGTCTTACCAACACCGTTCACACCGACCATCAAGATCACGTATGGCGTTTTTGACGTATCCACTTCGAGCGGCTTTTCTACTGTCGATAAGATTTCCGCCATCTCTTCTTTCAGTAGACCATATAGGGCTTCACCATCTTTCAATTCTTGGCGCGACGCTTTTTCCGTTAGGCTATCGATGATCTTGGTCGTGGTATCCATACCAACATCAGCAATCAAGAGCTGCTCTTCTAACTCTTCAAACAGGTCATCATCGATCTGTTTTCCTTTGAACAAGCCAAAGAAACCGGCGCCAATATTGGCTTTCGTGCGTGCAAGGCTGCGCTTTAGTCGTGCGAAAAAGCTTTCCGTCGGCTTTTCTTGCTCTACTACGCGAGGCTCTTGCGGTTCCGGCTGCTCATCAACTGGAGCCTCTTCAACTTTTTCTTCTGCTTCTGCTTCTGCTTCTGCTTCTGCTTCTGCTTCTGCTTCTGCTTCTGCTTCTGCTTCTGCTTCTGCTTCTGCTAGTTTAGTGTTCTCTTCCTGAGGCGCGTCTTCAATAGGTTGCGTCTCTTCGGCAACAACATCACTTTCTACTTGTTGTTTCTCATCAACCGGTTGTTTTGCCTGGTCATCATCACCAAAGCCAAGCCAAGAAAGTAATCCGCGCTTCTTTTTTTCCGTCATCTGGGGCTATCCTAGATTGTCTTATATTTACTCTGTGACTCTTTTCTCTTGGGATTATCCCAAACAAGAAAAGAAAAATGACAACAGAGTGAAAAGTTTCCAGCGTATTGGCGATGGGGTACACTCTGTCATCAATGAATTTTGGGCTGTACTCAGGGCTTAATTGCTGAGCGACTGGGTATAGTATCACTTTATTAGCGGTCAAAAAATCTATGGTAAGACGTCGCCAGCAAAACACATCACAAAAAAAGCCATCCACAGGCTTCGTTCGTATCATTAGTGGCTTATGGAGAGGCCGAAAGCTGCCTGTCCATGATGCAGAAGGATTACGCCCAACGACTGATCGCGTTAAAGAAACCCTCTTTAACTGGATCGCGCAAGATGTACCCAAAGCCAAATGTTTGGATTTGTTTGCAGGTTCCGGTGGTCTGAGTTTTGAATCAGCGTCTCGTCAAGCAGAGCATGTGACCATGGTAGAGCTCAATACCGCGGCATTTAAACAGCTCAAACAAAACATCACCGCATTAAAGGCCACCAATATTAGCGCACACAACACCGATGCGTTGAGCTTTCTAAAACAGCCAGGAACGCCGCATCACGTGGTTTTCATTGATCCTCCGTTTCGTAAAGGATTACTCGACGAAACCGTGGCCTTGCTGGAGCAGAATAATTGGCTGGCGGAAGGCGCGATGATTTATATTGAAACAGAAAAAGAGTTGGCATTAGAGTCGATTCCGGCACACTGGCAACTGTATCGAGAAAAGACGGCTGGCCAAGTGTGCTACCGACTATTTGAGCGACAACAAGACTCGTAAGGACGTCGTCATGAAAGCATTACTACTACTCGCCAAAGCGGCTATTGGCTTTGTTTGGTTTATTTTGGTTCTCAACATTTTTATGCCCTTTCCAGGCAATGCCGCTATCGCGCTTTATATTATGGCGGCGTTCCTGTTGTTCATGCACGGTCTGCAAATGCTGATATTCATCGGAGCGTTTGGAGATAAGATCGCCATGAGCAAATGGGAAAAATGGTCGATTCTTATTTTTGGTATCTTTGCCTTGCTCGATATCCGACGTAAATACATGTCCTAAGAACAAAAATGCCGCGAAGTCGCGGCATTTTTTATCTCTTAACCTAAATAGCTTTTTACACCATCGAGGAACATTTGGGTTGAAATCATAATCAACAAAAGTCCCATCAAACGCTCAATAGCTTTGAGTCCGCGCTCGCCCAAAATCCTATGGAAGAAACCATAGAACATCAATACCACAAACGTCACTCCCCAAGCTAACAGTACGGCAGCTGATAACTCTAAAAGCTTGTCGGGGTGCTGACTAGAAAGCAGCAGTAGCGCAGCGATTACCGATGGCCCTGCAATCATTGGAATCGCCATCGGAACAAAGAAAGGCTCTTCACCTGCCGCTAAGCCAACAATACTGCCGCCCGTTGGGAAAATCATCTTGATTGCGATGATAAAGAGAATAATCCCGCCCGAGATACTCAGCGTTTCTGGTGCAACGTGAAGGAAGTTGAGGATGCTCTTTCCTGCAAAGAGGAACAGCATCAAAATACCCAGCGCAAATAGAAGCTCTCGGATTAACACTTTGCGGCGACGTTTCGGATCTAAGTGCTTCAGTATAGACAGCACAATCGGCAAGTTGCCTAGCGGGTCCATGATGAGAAACAACATAGTCGCGGCAGAAATTATATCCATGGATTAGCCCCCAAAGCAGCACGGTTTGAATAGATGAACAAAAAGACGGCGAAGTATAGCAACGTCGCACGTTAATTTGGAGGCAAAACAGATTGATTCAGTGAATAGAGATTAAATAAGCGTACTTACAGCGATCAATGACCACACACACGACCCATATTGACAGACCATTTACTATCATGCTGGACAATTTTCTGTTTTTGAATAAAGAACGTCAGCAACGCGTCTAGGTCAAAGCCATTCAATTTACAGGTTCGAAACATCGCGTGTTCACCGAACTCTTGATTCACTGCTTGACGCAGCTCCGCCTCACTCATTGGCTTTTCTCTAAGTAAGTTTAGAACGTTATGTGCATGTATTTCCGTCATGACTGCTTTCTCCGACAATGGCATTGCGGCAAAGCATAATCGTAACCAGAGAAAAGAACTTTGATTTTAGATAATCAAAGAAGCGGTAATCAAAGCGTGCGCCAGTAGGTAGCTACCAGAGATGAGATAACGGCCAAAGGCTATCGGATGTCGATAATCATGAACCGCAAGCAAGCCTGCAGAAAGTGTCAGGATAATGGTACCAAGAAAACCAAGTGAGCCAGACACGGTGCCTGAAAACAACCAAACCTCTCCCGCAGCCCAATTCAACTGCAGCAGCATCATCCCCATGATCACAACGGGGAAAATCAGTTTATCGATTTTAGGTAGCATTAGGAAAAACACCACAATACCAATGGCAAGAAGCATGGCTGGTAACCACCACACAATTTCCCCTGACAACTGCTGCCAAAAAGAAGTGCTGTAACACAGCTGAGCGCCGATATACGCCGAAAAGCAGAGTCGCTTGTGCTTATTAAAGAGATAGAGACTGTCCGCGAGCGCAGAAATGATAAGCCCGAGCGTCACCCACCATGCAGCAAGCCCAACCAGGCTTTCTTGGCTCCATAGCATGACCACCAGCATGAACATTGTCAGCGTTTTAAACACCGCTGCTTGCATCTTCTGATTGCTTTCACTGGCTGAAATACTAATAAAACCTGATAGTGCGACTGAAAGCCAACTCCACATGCGACCACCTCTTTTAAACTGAGTCGCTAGTGTAGGGAGGGCGCTTCATATGTCCAGAGTGGGAAAGTAAAACTTGGATCTCGATTATGCTTCTACACGTTTGCATTTCTATCTGCAATATCAGGTCAGGGCCAGCGCCAGCCGATTAAAAGCCCCAAAAAGACCATTTTATACACCGACAAGGATGAAAATATAGGATAGTAACAAAACCCTCCTTGCTCAACGAAAAAACAAACAAGAAAAACAAGAATAAACAACTATAAAACAACAACTTAAATAAAAAAACACAAAAACTAGAAGCACCCTTTCCTCTCGTTTTACTTCCAGTTTTATCACTCATACTCTAATGGAACAAACCAAATAATGACATCAATTCTCATCCACCAAGAAAATACCAGCAAAACCTACAACAAACTCTAAAATATCAACATCAAGAGACAACTAAGCCCCAAAAGAACAACAAACCTTTTATTAACACAAATAAATATAGATTATATTTGAATTAAAACAACAGGTTAAATGCAAAACAACGACATAAGAACAAATAAAAACCAGCTCAAAAGTAACGATTTAAAATTGAAAAAATGCCTAAATAAACCCATAAGTACAAGTTTAAATTTGATTTTTTAAGCAGTAAGCAAAGAAAAACTTGATCAAACCATAAAAACATTGCTATTCTAAAAAGCATAGAGTTAAACATCACTATTAAGGAGCAGTGTTATGATTACTTCTTCACAAAAACAAGGACTTGTAATGATCGCGGTTGTTGTTGGCCTAATGACGCTGCCGATGATGTACTAGTCAGATTACAGAAAACAAAAAGGGACGCTTTCGCGTCCCTTTTTGTTACAAAGCAGATAAAACGATCAGATTCAGTTCAATAACTAGACACACGTCTAATTACTCTCCAACCCTAAAATGTCCCACTTTTCTGGCGTTTATTGTAAATGCTTCGATAAAACATCCCAATGTGCATAATAGAAAAATAATGCCGCGACAGTGATGAGTGTCATCAAGGTGATGGCCGCCCGCCATACAAAACGACTGCTACGCGGAGTCAGCTCTTTTTCACACTCATCGCACGTGGTCAAAAAATCTCTCTGGCTATCGAGTTTGTAGTCTTCTTCGTGCACAACTTTATTGCGAATGGTCGCAATATAGCGCAGCTTACTTATGACATCGTGAGGCAATCGCTCTTCACAACTGGTGATAAGTTGATGAAGTCCTTTGCCTTCCGCGTGATACTGGGTACGAAGCAGCTTTTCCAACTTACGTGTGCGGATAACAACTTTCTCTATATCAGACATGGCTTCCCTCCATCGCTAGTAAAGTTTAGGGGCAAAACAAAGCCTTTTACAACTTCGAGTCTCCACTCTTGGTTAGCCTTTGTTCTTACAGTCACTGCGAATTATTATCTCCCTTTTCATTGCTGGACAAAATTGTTCCCCTAGTAAATTAATGTAAAGGAATCAATTACTAGCTATATCAGGATACTGACAATTTTCCCAATCCCTTGTGATGTGCGTCTAATAAATCATTCAAGATACGCACCAACTTATCACTCAATTGCGCCAAGCCTCATCTCTAATACAAATAACCGCTAGAATAGCCAACATTAGAAGGGAGATCTCATCATGCCAATCACACTGATTGTTGCGATTCTTGTGTTCATTTTAGTGAGTGCTTGGGCATTCCAGCGTTTTTTTAGTAAGCATATTCAAGGGCAAGGAGCTCCAGAGCAAACGGCTGAAGTGACCGTTTTGGATAAGCAAGCGATTGAAATTGAGGACCCAGCACCAGGGCAAGATGATCAAGAATATTGGATATACGTTCAGAAAGGGCGTTTGGGGCCAAAGCGTGAATTCCAAATTGGCATCCATTATTACCACGCACTTAACCCCGGAGACAAAGGCACACTCACCTACCAAGGTGACAAATTCCTGCACTTTGCGCTAAAGCGTTAACTAAGGAAGCAACCATCTTGTTTTAGCGGAGCGAGACAACAACCAACTGGTAAACAGTGCTCCTCCGCCACTCAACACAATCCACACCGGAATCACCCAACCTGGGTGCCCCTGATACCAAGCATACTCTTTCATTGGCCATAAAAAGATAGGATGAAGAATATAAATCCCAAGACTGTGCTGGCTAATAAAACTAATCACGTGCTGAGCTCGCTCAGATAACCCTTCACCAAAGTATCGACAAAGCATAAAGACCATGCTAGCTGCCGCAACCACATTGAGCGTTTTATAGGACAACCAGCGACCAACCGTGTATTTATCTGCTGCCAGGCTATTGGTCACCACCATATAAACCGTAATGGCTAACGCCGCGCAGCCAAGCAAGCTCACTAGCGCTACGCTGCGTTTGGTTAGCGGTATTCTCTGCCATAGAATATAGCCAAGTGGTAAGTACCCACTATAGAGCCAGAGTTCATGACTCCAAAACCCATCAATCCCCATCAAGTAAAGCAGCGTTGTAACTAACCAAAGGACGGTGAACAAATATAGTGGCGTATCATCTTCGCGCTTCACTACCCATTGGAAGATGGGAATCACAAAGTAGAGCGGGATAAAGTAGTAAAAGAAACCAAGGTGATAGTAGGTCGCATGCTGAGGGCTATTGAGCAGAACCTCTTGGGAAACTTTGACGTCAAAACCGTTGGCTGTCCAACCTGAGAGATAACCATAAAATAGCGACCAAATAAGAAATGGCACCAAAACCTTCCCTAAACGCCGCTTAACATAGTAGTGAGGATCAAAAGGTCGCTTATCACTCAACATCAAAGCGCCGGAGATCAAAATGAACACAGGAACAGCCCAACGTGTCACTCCGTTTGTTGCAACAGCCGTAAACCACTCGTCAAAAGGAATGACTCCCAGTTCATGGCGATACGGCGCTAGCACATGGATGGCAATCACAGCCACAGCCGCCACGCAGCGCAGCAAGTCAAAAAACTGGACACGTTCTCTCATTATTCAACCTCAGTGTTATAACCCTCTGAATATAGCAACAAAAAAGCTGACCAAGGTATAAGCTTGGTCAGCTTTTAGTCATGAGAAGGTCGGAGGTTGCGTTTACGCCGTCGCGACTTGATTCACTTTCGGTAGCTTAAGTGAAATAAGCGTGGTCAGTGCTAAAAAGGCAAACGAGACCCACAAACACGCTGCGAGTCCAGCCATTTGGAACACCCAACCAGACAAAATCGTACCGATCAGACGCCCCATAGCATTGGCCATGTAGTAAAAACCGACATCCAAAGAGACACCATCACCTTTCGCATAGCTGACGATCAGATAAGAGTGAAGTGACGAATTGACCGCGAAGATCGCCCCGAAAATCATCAATCCCCCGACAATCACGAACTCAGGTTGCCAGCCAATCTGAACAGCGTAAGCAATCGATGCGGTGACTATCGCTAATCCACCAGCCCAAAGCATTGCGGCGTGACCATCGGGCACTTTGCCTTGTGCTTTGCCGGTAATCTTGGGCGCAACTCCCTGAACAACACCATAAGCAATTGTCCAAGCTGCAAGAAATCCTCCAACCCACGAATGATCCCAACCAAAAACGCTGCCGAGATAAATGGGCAGTGCCACGACAAACCACACATCACGAGCACCAAATAGGAACATACGTGCCGCCGAAAGAATATTGATCGACTCAGACTTAGAGAAAATTTGCTTAAACTTCGGCTTGGTCTTCGCTTTGCCCAGATTCGCTTCTAAGCTGAGAACACTACCAATAAACACCAGAGTCAGCACCGCCGCCATGGTCAACACCGCATAGGTAAAACCAATGGTAGAGAGAAGCAAGCCGCCAACAAAGAACCCTGCGCCTTTCAGTGCATTCTTCGAGCCCGTGAGGATTGCAATCCACTTATACAGCGCGCCTTGCTGTTCGTCTGGCACCAGAGTTTTAATCGAACTTTTGGCGCTCATTTTATTGAGGTCTTTGGCGATCCCAGACAGTGCCTGAGCGGCCATTACCCAAGGAATCGTCAGCCAACCACTAGGCACCGCTAACATGGCCAGCGCGACAATTTGCATCCCTAGCCCGAGGTTCATGGTCTTGTTTAAGCCCAGTCTAGCCCCCAACCAGCCACCAACGAGGTTTGTCACCACACCAAAAAATTCGTAGAACAAAAACAACGAGGCGATTTCTAGCGAGCTGTAACCCAAATCGTAGAAATAGAGCACCACTAGCATACGCAGTGCGCCATCAGTAATGGTGAAATTCCAGTAGTTGAACGTCACCAACATATATTGACGCACGCTCTTGCTGAGAGTAGAGAACATAAGGTGAAATCCTCAAATGTGCTGTTCACAGAGCTTTTGGACACCCATGTTCCAAAAGCTCTGATCCAATGCCTTACAACGTAGAAACCGCGGTAATGTATTCAACCTGAACAGGCTTAGTGAACGCGCCTGGGCGAAGGGCTTGAACTTGAGTGATGATGCTTTCTAGCGACCAGCCCTTTTCTAGCAATAGATGAGCGACAAACAACCCAGTACGACCCGAGCCACCCATACAGTGCATCGCAACCTTACCGCCACTATCGACGATTTTATGAAGCTCAGGGCTTGCAGCTTGCCACTTCTCAGCGAAGTCTTCATCAGGGGCACAATCATCTTCGATTTCTATTTGAAACCACTGCATTCCCAACTGCTTGGTCAAAGTCCCAAGCTCAGAGACCTCTTTGCTAGCAAGCTCGGCGTCATCTAGCGCCGTCACAATCGCGGCAACGCCTTGCTCTTTAAGCTGCTGCAGCGACGCCTCGAGCTCAACGCCTTTCGT includes the following:
- the ftsE gene encoding cell division ATP-binding protein FtsE, whose translation is MIKFQQVSKAYRGGRQALQKVDFHLRRGEMAFLGGHSGAGKSTLLKLICAIERPTDGKIYFNDHDITRIPNKDIPFLRRNIGIVFQDHRLLMDRPVYDNVALPMRIESISEHEIKRRVNAALDKTGLLDKAKCLPSQLSGGEQQRVGIARAVVNRPTLLLADEPTGNLDPELSSRVLKLLEEFNRAGVTILLATHDIGLVNTRPQYRHLELNQGFLSEVEDYGQ
- the ftsX gene encoding permease-like cell division protein FtsX, which produces MASNTRNRKATKARTVNRVKRDGFLTIHFKQAKASLLEFTERPLGNLLTLAVISMALALPSALYLLGKNLSVASSHVTSPSQISGYIAESTPEARIMILKDNLESMKEVAAVQYISPQQGLNDLSEYSGFEQAISLLDDYALPGVLVITPSMEEKAKVKELASLIRAEEDITDVRMDEDWLTRLDAIKNLVSGIVITLSLLMLGSVFLIVGNTLRFNVLANKEEIQTMKLIGATNGFILRPYLYSGMWFGLLGALSAWILTAIITVLLNSSVEQLALLYDSRFRLIGLSWDESLLLLMLGTFIGCLAAKVSAQRHLKEIEPV
- a CDS encoding YecH family metal-binding protein; this translates as MTEIHAHNVLNLLREKPMSEAELRQAVNQEFGEHAMFRTCKLNGFDLDALLTFFIQKQKIVQHDSKWSVNMGRVCGH
- a CDS encoding YhgN family NAAT transporter, producing MDIISAATMLFLIMDPLGNLPIVLSILKHLDPKRRRKVLIRELLFALGILMLFLFAGKSILNFLHVAPETLSISGGIILFIIAIKMIFPTGGSIVGLAAGEEPFFVPMAIPMIAGPSVIAALLLLSSQHPDKLLELSAAVLLAWGVTFVVLMFYGFFHRILGERGLKAIERLMGLLLIMISTQMFLDGVKSYLG
- the rpoH gene encoding RNA polymerase sigma factor RpoH; translation: MTNQAYPMAVVTQDSLDSYIRKVNSYPMLTADEERELAEKLHYDGEIEAAKGLILSHLRFVVHVARGYSGYGLPMADLVQEGNIGLMKAVKRFNPEVGVRLVSFAVHWIKAEIHEYVLRNWRIVKIATTKAQRKLFFNLRKSKKRLGWFNNGEVETVAKELGVEPSEVREMESRLAAQDSTFEMQADDDDTGTSYTAPVLYLEDKASDVADNVEAANWEAHTNNRLSLALASLDERSQHIVRSRWLDDNKATLQELAETYSVSAERIRQLEKNAMKKLKVAVGDF
- the rsmD gene encoding 16S rRNA (guanine(966)-N(2))-methyltransferase RsmD — encoded protein: MVRRRQQNTSQKKPSTGFVRIISGLWRGRKLPVHDAEGLRPTTDRVKETLFNWIAQDVPKAKCLDLFAGSGGLSFESASRQAEHVTMVELNTAAFKQLKQNITALKATNISAHNTDALSFLKQPGTPHHVVFIDPPFRKGLLDETVALLEQNNWLAEGAMIYIETEKELALESIPAHWQLYREKTAGQVCYRLFERQQDS
- the ftsY gene encoding signal recognition particle-docking protein FtsY, producing MTEKKKRGLLSWLGFGDDDQAKQPVDEKQQVESDVVAEETQPIEDAPQEENTKLAEAEAEAEAEAEAEAEAEAEAEAEAEEKVEEAPVDEQPEPQEPRVVEQEKPTESFFARLKRSLARTKANIGAGFFGLFKGKQIDDDLFEELEEQLLIADVGMDTTTKIIDSLTEKASRQELKDGEALYGLLKEEMAEILSTVEKPLEVDTSKTPYVILMVGVNGVGKTTTIGKLAKQFQAEGKKVMLAAGDTFRAAAVEQLQVWGERNNVPVVAQHTGADSASVIYDAIESAKAKGVDVVIADTAGRLQNKSNLMEELRKIVRVMQKVDGSAPHEIMLTLDAGTGQNAISQAKLFSDVAPLTGITLTKLDGTAKGGVIFALADQFQIPIRYIGVGEGIDDLRPFETQEFIDALFSRED
- the glpG gene encoding rhomboid family intramembrane serine protease GlpG: MVRLISLTNPRMAQAFIDYMASRQIDIKMMPEGGGQFALWLSNPEHQVEAESELNHFLANPNDAKYQAASWDMAESRTNQFTYRSPSMLAMIKAKAGPMTLAIMLICVVIFTMQQLGAGDSVFAALHFPAFAGQEWQLWRWMSHAVLHFSVIHIAFNLLWWWQLGGDIEQRLGSGKLLQLFVVSAALSGAGQYWVEGANFGGLSGVVYALVGYLWMIGYKAPQLGLSMPKPVIGFMLVWLVLGFVQPFMAIANTAHLAGLLAGVAIGLLDAERYNKHQKSGS
- the glpE gene encoding thiosulfate sulfurtransferase GlpE, producing the protein MDQFKHIDVAGAQALLEQGEARLVDIRDPQSFAVAHPQSAYHLTNDSIVQFMNDVEFEQPVLVMCYHGISSQGAAQYLVNQGFEQVYSVDGGFEAWQRANLPIESNMN
- a CDS encoding DUF1145 domain-containing protein produces the protein MKALLLLAKAAIGFVWFILVLNIFMPFPGNAAIALYIMAAFLLFMHGLQMLIFIGAFGDKIAMSKWEKWSILIFGIFALLDIRRKYMS